In Nostoc piscinale CENA21, the genomic stretch TTAATATATTGATCTACAATTTCAAAGGTATTATCTGTACTGCCATCGTCTACTATAATTAATTCCCAATCTTGAAAAGTTTGGGCAAGCACACTATTAATACAACGATTTAAATATTTGCCGCGATTGTAGGTACAAATAATAATTGATATTTCTGGCAGTAAGTCAAAAATTACATTAGTCATGATGCAATCCCTCAAAAATCTAAAATGCTCAATAATATACTAATCTTATGGGATTTATAAACTACTCATTTCAGCAGAAAAAGAGACTAGGCTAAGTCAGTGGATTAGTTTTTAAGTGATTTATGACTGCTAAAGTAAGCAAGTATAACGGAAATATTGTACAAGATAGTAGTAAATCTTCATTATTTTAGTTTTTATCAAAAGGATATCCACAAGTGCCATTAAATCCACTACCCCCAAACAATCAACCCCAAAGTTGGGCATTAACGCAACTGTTCGGACTGACAAGGCGTAATCCTTTGATGATTTCTCGCTGGGTGCTGCGTTGGGTGGTGGTAGGGACGGTTAGTGGTTTATTTGCAGGATTGTACTGGAATATTTTAGAACTGTTAACTCATCAGTTGCAAAAATTTCAGGGTTTAAGTTTGTTAATTGTGATGCCACTGGCTGGTTTAATTGTGGGGCTAGTGATTCATTTTTTAGGCAATCCTGGGGAAATTGCCGTGATTGTGGATAATATTCATTTTCGTGGTGGACGCTTGGATGGGCGAAAAAACCCCTCGATGATTCTAGCTTCTCTAGTTAGTATTGCGGCTGGTGGAAGTGCTGGCCCAGAAGCGCCATTGGTTCAGGTTACAGGTTCCTTTGGCACTTGGCTAGGAGATCGCCTGAAACTTGAAGGTGAAGATTTGCGATCGATGAGTTTGGCGGCGATGGCGGCTGGTTTTACGGCTTTGTTTGGCGCACCTCTGGGTGGGGCGATGTTTGCTTTAGAAATCTTGCATCATCAGCATATTGTGGAATACTACGAAGCCTTAATGCCGGCGATTGTTTCTAGTTGTGCTAGTTATTTGGTATTTACGGCGATTACTCATTTAGGAATTGCACCAACTTGGCATTTTCCCCAATATCGCCTGGAAAACATCGATGATTTTGCCTTTGCTATCTTATTTGGGATCATTGGGGCGATCGCAGGATGGATTTTCATCTGGATTTTTCGCACCTGCGACAGCGTTTTTCACCGTATTTCTGGTCTCATTTATGTACGCACTACATTAGCCGGATTGGGAATTGGTAGTTTAGCGACTTTTTTACCTATCACTCGTTATTTTGGCCATGAAGAGTTAGAAACTTTGCTGACAACTAGTTTTTCGGGGATTTTTCTGTTAACACTGGCTTTGGGTAAAATGGCGGCTATTAGTATGACAGTCACAGGTGGCTGGCGTGGTGGATTTATTATCCCCTTATTTTTCACTGGTGCTTGTATTGGTAAAGCCGTGGTAGTTTTGATGCCGGGGATTAATCCTGCTTTAGCAATGATTTGTACAATGGCGGCGATTAACGCAGCAGTAACACGTACACCCATCAGTACAACCTTATTGCTATCAAAACTCACTAGTTTCAGTCCATTTACACCGATTTTATTTGCTAGTTTGGTGGGCTTTTTTCTCGCTCCTAAAGTGCCTTTAATTGCGGCTCAGATGAAGTCACAGCAAGAAGCAATTCATTAATTAGAAATTGTCGAAAAAGTCCTTGGTTGATGGTAGTAAACAGGGAACAGTTGCAGTCATCTATTTTTAGCTCGTATTAACCGTTATATTTCAAAAATATATATGACTTACATTTGATTTCTGAAAGAATACAGTACACCTAAAAAAGGCTCTTTCCTGCTCCCTGCTTTCTACCTTGACAGATAATTTCAAAAATTAAATCGAATTAATACAGCAATTCTAGATAGGTCGTGAACAAAAAATGATGAGAACTAACTGCTAAGAACGCTAAGTCCAAAAAGGAACGCAAAAGAGAATTTGTTCACGCATGATTTAGGATGGCTATATAATTAATTATTCATCTCTTGAGTTGATTTAGAAATTCTTTCTGCTCTGCAATATATTTAGCAATTTCTTTGGCATTTAGAGGAATAACTTTTGTTGTGGGACGAATTGGTTGTAATAGTTTATTGAGACTGCAATAAGAATAACTGGCTTTGCGATACACGCAACCGTAACTTACTCCAGGCAGACGAAAATAACTACCGATCGCTAATTGTTGAAATGTCATCTGTGAAACTCAATATTGATGATTGAACTTTATTATGATAGTCCCGGTAAACTAATAACCAAATATGATATTAAAATCCCTTTACATTGCCGTGATTGCTGTTGGTTTTTTCTATCTCCAGCATTAACTGCTGCTTATTCTTGACCTCTTGTTGAGCAAGGTTGAGGATAACTAGGATTACGGCAAATTGACTTTATTTTGAGATAAATTTGGGAAATTATTTTGTTTAACTCAGGCTTTCTTACTTCAGCTTAATTCTGCACGTTCGCAACACCTATGAAACAAGGTGCTTGATGATAACTCTTCGGGCAAAAAAAAAACAATACGTGCTAGAATTGTATCAAAATATGTCAATTATTCAAGAGTAATTTGGAATAATTTTACGCTTTGCCAACTGTAAAGGCTAAATACTACGATTTTTGGAGTTTTTTCGGTTATGACAACCTCACAGGAGAGGATTATCCCCACGGATCTGCGGAACGAAATGTCCCGGTCTTATCTGGAATACGCCATGAGCGTAATAGTGGGTCGGGCGCTACCAGATGCCAGGGATGGTCTGAAACCTGTGCATCGCCGTATCCTCTACGCTATGCACGAGCTAGGTTTAACGCATGATCGCCCGTTTAGAAAGTGCGCCCGTGTGGTAGGGGAAGTGTTGGGTAAATATCACCCCCACGGCGACACAGCAGTATATGATGCCTTGGTGCGGATGGCGCAGGATTTTTCCATGCGATCGCCCTTAATCAACGGACATGGTAACTTTGGTTCGGTAGATAATGATCCCCCAGCTGCAATGCGATACACAGAATGTCGCTTGCAAGCTTTAACCAGCGCCGCTTTATTACAAGACATTGAATCGGAAACCGTAGACTTTGCAGATAACTTCGACGGTTCCCAACAAGAACCCACAGTTTTACCATCACGCATTCCCCAACTACTACTCAATGGTTCTTCGGGAATCGCGGTGGGGATGGCGACGAATATCCCGCCCCACAACTTAGGCGAACTGATTGACGGGTTGGTGGCGTTGATTCACAATCCTGAAATCACCGACCTCCAGTTAATGCAGTATATCCACGGCCCAGATTTTCCCACTGGGGCGCAAATTCTCGGCACGTCGGCAATTAAAGAAGCATACACTACTGGGCGCGGTTCGATTACCATGCGTGGTGTTGCGAACATTGAAACCATTGAACAGCGCGGTCGTCCCGAACGGGAAGCGATTATTGTCACTGAATTGCCTTATCAAACCAACAAAGCGGCATTAATTGAGAAAATCGCCGAATTGGTGAACGAAAAGCGCATCGAAGGCATTGCAGATATCCGGGACGAAAGCGATCGCGACGGGATGCGAATTGTCATCGAACTCAAGCGCGATGCTTATCCCCGCGTGGTGTTGAATAACCTTTACAAACAAACCCCATTGCAAGCCAACTTTGGGGCAAATATGCTGGCGTTGGTGAACGGCGAACCGCAAATTCTCACCCTCAAGCAGTTTTTAGAAGTCTTCCTTGATTTCCGCATCGAAGCCATCACCAGACGCACCCAATATGAACTGCGAAAAGCTGAAGAACGCGACCATATTTTGCAAGGGTTATTGATTGCACTATCCCATTTAGATGCAATTATTAACTTAATTCGTCATGCGCCAGATGCACCGACAGCCAAAGGGGAATTAATTACAACCTACGGACTTTCGGAAGTCCAAGCCGACGCAATTTTACAAATGCAGTTACGGCGATTAACAGCCCTAGAAGCAGATAAAATTCGCTTAGAACACGAAGATTTACAAAGACAAATTGCTGATTTACAAGATATCTTGGCGCGGCGGGAAAGAATCTTAGAAATTATTGAAACCGAAGTTTCCCAAATTAAAACTAACTTCGCTACACCCCGACGCACGGTCATTACCCACGCCGAAGGCGAAATTGATGAACGTGACTTAATTGCTAACGAAAAGGCAATTATTCTGTTAACAGAACAAGGTTATATCAAACGGATGCCAGTGAACACCTTTGAAGCGCAAAGCCGCGCCACCAGAGGTAAAGCCGCCGCCAAAGTCAAAGATGATGATACTGTAGAGCATTTCTTAACTTGCTGCGACCACGACAGTGTTTTATTCTTTAGCGATCGCGGTGTAGTTTACTGTCTCAAAGCTTATCAAATTCCTGTGGGTTCTCGTACCAGTCGCGGTACACCCATCGTCCAGATGTTACCCATTCCCAAAGAAGAGAAAATCACTTCTATTGTCCCCGTTGACGAATTCAGCGACGACGAATATTTAGTGATGCTAACCAAAGGTGGCAACATTAAGAAAACTGCATTAGCCGCCTTTAGTAATATTCGCGCCAATGGTTTAATCGCTATTTCCTTAGAAGAAGGGGATCAACTGCGGTGGGTACGCCGCGCCAGAGTTGAAGACAGCATCATCATTGGTTC encodes the following:
- the gyrA gene encoding DNA gyrase subunit A encodes the protein MTTSQERIIPTDLRNEMSRSYLEYAMSVIVGRALPDARDGLKPVHRRILYAMHELGLTHDRPFRKCARVVGEVLGKYHPHGDTAVYDALVRMAQDFSMRSPLINGHGNFGSVDNDPPAAMRYTECRLQALTSAALLQDIESETVDFADNFDGSQQEPTVLPSRIPQLLLNGSSGIAVGMATNIPPHNLGELIDGLVALIHNPEITDLQLMQYIHGPDFPTGAQILGTSAIKEAYTTGRGSITMRGVANIETIEQRGRPEREAIIVTELPYQTNKAALIEKIAELVNEKRIEGIADIRDESDRDGMRIVIELKRDAYPRVVLNNLYKQTPLQANFGANMLALVNGEPQILTLKQFLEVFLDFRIEAITRRTQYELRKAEERDHILQGLLIALSHLDAIINLIRHAPDAPTAKGELITTYGLSEVQADAILQMQLRRLTALEADKIRLEHEDLQRQIADLQDILARRERILEIIETEVSQIKTNFATPRRTVITHAEGEIDERDLIANEKAIILLTEQGYIKRMPVNTFEAQSRATRGKAAAKVKDDDTVEHFLTCCDHDSVLFFSDRGVVYCLKAYQIPVGSRTSRGTPIVQMLPIPKEEKITSIVPVDEFSDDEYLVMLTKGGNIKKTALAAFSNIRANGLIAISLEEGDQLRWVRRARVEDSIIIGSRLGMAIHFRCTHEQLRPLGRATRGVKAMKLKTGDELVGMDILPAAILDTLNTEEVEVEEIETEEVEILEETAEVPANGSIGPWVLVITMGGYGKRVPVGQFRLQNRAGQGLMATKFKNRKTKDQLATLQIVNNDDEIMMVTNRGIIIRQATNAISIQSRSATGVRVQRLDEDDAITGVAIVPPDTGDAEEAE
- a CDS encoding chloride channel protein — encoded protein: MPLNPLPPNNQPQSWALTQLFGLTRRNPLMISRWVLRWVVVGTVSGLFAGLYWNILELLTHQLQKFQGLSLLIVMPLAGLIVGLVIHFLGNPGEIAVIVDNIHFRGGRLDGRKNPSMILASLVSIAAGGSAGPEAPLVQVTGSFGTWLGDRLKLEGEDLRSMSLAAMAAGFTALFGAPLGGAMFALEILHHQHIVEYYEALMPAIVSSCASYLVFTAITHLGIAPTWHFPQYRLENIDDFAFAILFGIIGAIAGWIFIWIFRTCDSVFHRISGLIYVRTTLAGLGIGSLATFLPITRYFGHEELETLLTTSFSGIFLLTLALGKMAAISMTVTGGWRGGFIIPLFFTGACIGKAVVVLMPGINPALAMICTMAAINAAVTRTPISTTLLLSKLTSFSPFTPILFASLVGFFLAPKVPLIAAQMKSQQEAIH